TTGCGTAAGAAGCTACAAGAAATAGGCATAGAAAATGCAGTCGAAACCGCGCGAGGTGCGGGGTACAAACTTCAGATCGTCTGGGACAGTAGGGACTTATAGATGAAGCTTTTTATACGCGAGCATATTCCACTCATCATTTTACATATCGTTCAGATGTTCCTTGTCCTCCTTATTTATTGGCTAGACGGCTATCAGAATATGCTTACGGCTCTTTATTCTGTATTTATTGGTCTTGTATTGCTCACTGGATATTTGATCTACCGATATATAAGTCACAAATCACTATATAGTAAGCTAACCGCCCCTCTAGAAACATTGGATGATTCCATTCAGGGTGGCGGTTCTACTCCGTTGTCATCTGCATTCGACGAGCTCCTTCAAGCCCAATACGGACATTATAGGCAGCTGCTAACGATAAGAGAAAAGACCCGCAATGACCATCTCGCCTTCATGAATCAGTGGGTTCACCAGATGAAGACACCCTTATCTGTCATCCGTCTCATGATGGAGGAGGCTGATGACGAGCGTTCCGCGAGCATTCTTGAGGAAACAGCTCGAATGGAGAAGGGACTAGAAACCGTACTATACGCAGCTCGCTTAGAAACGTTCGAGCGTGATTTTCAGGTCGAGTCTGTCTCGCTTAGAGGCATTGTTGAAAATGTTATTCATGAAAATAAACGCCTCTTTATAGGGAATAAAGTGTATCCAGAGCTGCTGGTAGAGTCAGGATTAACCATCGAGAGCGATGCCAAGTGGCTTTCCTTTATGATTGGACAAGTCGTCACCAACGCAATTAAGTACTCTGCGGATTCCAATCAGAAGATCATCTTTACTTCCTATGTAAGGGGGAAAGAAGCGATTCTGGAAATCCGTGATCATGGTATCGGAATTCCTCTAGCAGATCGGAAACGTGTGTTTCAACCGTTCTATACGGGAGATAATGGTCGCCAATACAGGGAATCGACCGGTATGGGGCTGTATTTTGCTCAAGAAATTAGTAACCGTCTCGGTCATCGAATTGAGCTGGATTCGGAAGTCGGCGTAGGCACCTCTGTAAAAATCATATTTGCATCCTACCTTACAAAGACGTAAGGAAGTTGAAAGATTATTCGATGGGACGGCTTCATCTCTTCCCGTAAACTCAATTACAGAAGCAGAGTTGACTGCACAATATAGAGGAGCGAGTAGAGATGGAGATACTAAGCGTTAACCAATTAAACAAAGTCTATGGTGGGAAGGTCCCTTCCCGGGCGTTAACTGATATTAGCTTATCGATAGAGCAGGGTGAATTCGTTGGCATCATGGGCCCGTCCGGAAGTGGTAAAACGACGTTGCTCAATTTGGTTGCAGCGATTGATACGCCAACGACGGGTGAGATCCT
This portion of the Cohnella abietis genome encodes:
- a CDS encoding sensor histidine kinase, whose protein sequence is MKLFIREHIPLIILHIVQMFLVLLIYWLDGYQNMLTALYSVFIGLVLLTGYLIYRYISHKSLYSKLTAPLETLDDSIQGGGSTPLSSAFDELLQAQYGHYRQLLTIREKTRNDHLAFMNQWVHQMKTPLSVIRLMMEEADDERSASILEETARMEKGLETVLYAARLETFERDFQVESVSLRGIVENVIHENKRLFIGNKVYPELLVESGLTIESDAKWLSFMIGQVVTNAIKYSADSNQKIIFTSYVRGKEAILEIRDHGIGIPLADRKRVFQPFYTGDNGRQYRESTGMGLYFAQEISNRLGHRIELDSEVGVGTSVKIIFASYLTKT